The Calditrichota bacterium genomic sequence CCATATTTTACAACCCTAAAGGCCTTTGCAAGGCTAATATGAAATTAAAGCATAAATGAGTTCACCTTAAAAATCACAAATCACAAGAATTAAATGGATTCAATTTCAACAAAATCACTTCGTGAAAATGCGTGAAATTCGTGGGTCCAAAATTTTCAGACTGACTCCACGCTATTACTCGTAATTCCCGTGAAAATCCGTATCAATCGTCCGCAAAAGATCGACCCATCTCAGTGTTGCCTTGTTGTACTTCAAGCATCTCCGGCAAGGAGCCTTTCACTTTCAGTTTCCGCATGGTCATGGCTTTTACAGGGCCCAGTTTTCCCTTAATAATCTGATACCAGACCTTGTAAGGTCCCGAGATTACAAAATCCGTGGGACGATCGTCTTCCCAATGATCCGTTAATTTCCCATTTTCAATTTTGTAGCCCATGATGATAGGATCATTAATTCCATTTTCCGGTTCGGGAAGCACTTTGAATGTGTAGCTTTTGTTAATGTCTTTTGCAAGCCGGTAGTATTCTTCGTCAGAATTAACGATTTCCATCGCTTTGTCCCACCACTCTTTGGATCCTAATAACATAGCATTCGTCCTCCGTTTTAAATGACTTCATCCAACCAAATACCATCGAGGGTTTCCAGATCGGGGACCTTAAGATTGGTCTCCGGATCAATTAAAATATCCAACAGCGCAGGGCCGCCGGATGTTGCCGCCCGATCCAAAGCCTCCCGAATCCCTGACGGCTCGTTCACCCGCTCACCGTACCAGCCAAAATTCCCGGCAACCTTTGCAAAATCCACGTCGTAAAAATCAACACCGATATGGCGACCGTCCGGTTGGTCGGCTTTTATCATTCCCCAGGCCCGATCGTTAAGAATGCCCACAACAATTGGCAGATTCAG encodes the following:
- a CDS encoding SCP2 sterol-binding domain-containing protein is translated as MLLGSKEWWDKAMEIVNSDEEYYRLAKDINKSYTFKVLPEPENGINDPIIMGYKIENGKLTDHWEDDRPTDFVISGPYKVWYQIIKGKLGPVKAMTMRKLKVKGSLPEMLEVQQGNTEMGRSFADD